The following are encoded in a window of Sulfitobacter sp. S190 genomic DNA:
- a CDS encoding LON peptidase substrate-binding domain-containing protein — protein MIKHSELPDTIPIFPLGGALLLPRSRLPLHIFEPRYLQMFEDTLKTPERLIGMVQPNVVPGRDGHGLHTIGCAGRVTQFSETEDGRYMVTLAGVSRFRVVSEVEGFHPYRKCEVSWDGFARDLGKEEADTDFDRQPFLDTLGRYFDARGLSADWETLKDAEDELLINSLSMMLDFDQEDKQALLEAPSLSTRRETLITLIEYALRGGNEGEMIQ, from the coding sequence ATGATCAAACACTCAGAATTGCCTGACACGATCCCGATTTTTCCGCTTGGCGGGGCGCTGTTGTTGCCCCGGTCCCGGTTGCCGCTTCATATCTTCGAACCCCGCTATCTGCAGATGTTCGAAGATACATTGAAAACACCGGAGCGGTTGATCGGGATGGTGCAGCCGAATGTCGTACCGGGCCGGGATGGTCACGGTCTGCACACCATTGGCTGCGCGGGCCGCGTGACCCAGTTTTCCGAAACCGAGGACGGTCGCTACATGGTCACGCTTGCGGGTGTGTCGCGGTTCAGGGTCGTCTCCGAGGTCGAAGGCTTTCACCCCTACCGCAAATGCGAAGTGAGCTGGGACGGATTTGCGCGCGATCTGGGCAAGGAAGAAGCGGATACCGATTTTGACCGCCAACCCTTTCTTGACACACTTGGCCGCTATTTCGATGCACGCGGCCTGTCGGCGGACTGGGAAACGCTCAAGGATGCAGAGGATGAACTGCTGATCAATTCCCTGTCCATGATGCTCGACTTTGATCAGGAAGACAAACAGGCGCTGCTCGAAGCGCCGTCACTCAGCACGCGGCGCGAAACGCTGATCACGCTGATCGAATACGCCCTGCGTGGCGGCAACGAAGGGGAAATGATCCAATGA
- a CDS encoding DNA translocase FtsK, producing MAYQTRGRDPLLDSTMTEAIEKRGKELLGVTLIALGVMAAMMIGSYTPDDPNWLLATDAPVQNWLGRVGASLASPLFMIVGWGAWGVAIALLAWGVRFALHRGQDRAMGRVIFAPIAVALGAVYAATLTPDDAWLHTHNFGLGGLLGDMVMGAILTVLPIGSTFTVKFMSLVMGAGILALGAFVLGFTRQELARIGRFLLVGTIVAYAGLMNLLGRGAQGAVATAQSLQAKQSERRQRRAEEAAEYAAYADAQTQAEAQVPMAADARRPAIIASRTAAPAPAPEDYPVFEDAAEVYATEPEAEPKQGLLARMPGLIKRAADPMPQPELVETQTDAVFDDLPDADRIKSKISDVIKNRVRSTTAVHVPATAPLTKGRGRGPDPLVLNTTRAEPPLTATGQAPTLKAEPPLTATAVAAAPVAASMEAARSLMQPAAVEADPVAEPYMPAPVTEEPEPLPLSDTVAPDLPPIPTAEPKRVVQQPARRAVVPSKQAKAEAQPALRFEDTHPGFELPPLGLLESPDEVQRLHLSDEALEENARMLETVLDDYGVKGEIVAVRPGPVVTMYELEPAPGLKASRVIGLADDIARSMAALSARVSTVPGRSVIGIELPNENREKVVLREILASRDFGDGNQRLPLALGKDIGGEPVVANLAKMPHLLIAGTTGSGKSVAINTMILSLLYKLSPEECRMIMIDPKMLELSVYDGIPHLLSPVVTDPKKALVALKWTVGEMEDRYRKMSKMGVRNIEGYNGRVREALSKGEIFERTVQTGFDDDTGEPIFETEETTPETLPYIVVIVDEMADLMMVAGKEIEACIQRLAQMARASGIHLIMATQRPSVDVITGTIKANFPTRISFQVTSKIDSRTILGEMGAEQLLGMGDMLYMAGGSKIVRCHGPFVSDEEVEEIVNHLKQFGEPDYVNGVVEGPTEDKEADLDAVLGLNTGGNTDGEDALYDTAVQVVIKDRKCSTSYIQRKLAIGYNKAARLVEQMEDEGLVSPANHVGKREILVPEQG from the coding sequence ATGGCATATCAGACACGCGGGCGCGATCCGCTGCTGGACAGCACAATGACCGAAGCAATCGAAAAGCGCGGCAAGGAATTGCTGGGCGTGACATTGATTGCGCTGGGCGTCATGGCCGCCATGATGATCGGCAGCTACACGCCCGATGATCCCAACTGGTTGCTGGCGACGGACGCGCCGGTGCAAAACTGGCTGGGGCGCGTGGGCGCATCGCTGGCCAGCCCGCTGTTCATGATCGTCGGATGGGGCGCGTGGGGCGTGGCCATCGCATTGCTGGCGTGGGGGGTGCGTTTCGCGCTGCACCGCGGTCAAGACCGCGCCATGGGGCGCGTTATTTTTGCACCCATCGCCGTTGCGCTTGGCGCCGTTTATGCCGCGACACTGACGCCCGATGACGCATGGCTGCATACCCACAACTTCGGCCTCGGCGGCCTGCTGGGCGATATGGTCATGGGTGCCATCCTGACTGTCTTGCCCATCGGGTCCACCTTTACAGTGAAATTCATGTCGCTTGTCATGGGTGCGGGCATTTTGGCGCTGGGTGCCTTTGTTCTGGGCTTTACCCGTCAGGAACTGGCGCGGATCGGGCGGTTCTTGCTGGTAGGGACCATTGTTGCTTATGCGGGCCTGATGAACCTTCTGGGCCGTGGCGCGCAGGGGGCCGTTGCCACGGCGCAGTCTTTGCAGGCCAAACAATCCGAACGCCGCCAGCGCCGCGCGGAAGAGGCCGCGGAATACGCCGCCTACGCAGATGCCCAGACGCAAGCCGAAGCGCAGGTACCGATGGCCGCAGACGCCCGTCGCCCCGCAATAATTGCAAGCCGGACCGCCGCGCCGGCACCGGCCCCGGAGGACTATCCGGTCTTTGAAGACGCGGCAGAGGTTTACGCAACCGAGCCGGAGGCGGAGCCGAAGCAGGGTCTGCTGGCGCGGATGCCCGGCCTGATCAAGCGGGCCGCCGATCCGATGCCGCAGCCCGAACTGGTCGAAACGCAGACGGATGCCGTTTTTGACGATTTGCCCGATGCCGACCGGATCAAGTCCAAGATTTCGGACGTAATCAAGAACCGCGTTCGGTCGACCACCGCTGTTCACGTGCCCGCCACCGCGCCGCTGACCAAAGGGCGCGGGCGTGGCCCCGATCCGCTTGTCCTGAATACAACCCGTGCGGAACCGCCGCTGACGGCGACGGGGCAGGCACCGACCCTGAAAGCCGAACCGCCGCTGACAGCCACAGCCGTCGCCGCCGCACCGGTTGCCGCATCGATGGAGGCAGCCCGCAGTCTGATGCAGCCCGCAGCCGTCGAAGCCGATCCTGTCGCGGAACCCTACATGCCCGCCCCCGTCACCGAAGAGCCGGAGCCACTGCCCCTGTCCGATACGGTCGCGCCTGATCTGCCGCCGATCCCCACGGCCGAGCCAAAACGCGTGGTGCAGCAGCCCGCACGCAGGGCCGTCGTGCCCAGCAAGCAAGCCAAGGCCGAAGCGCAACCCGCCCTGCGGTTCGAAGACACACACCCCGGTTTCGAGCTGCCCCCGCTGGGCTTGCTGGAAAGCCCCGACGAGGTGCAGCGACTGCATCTGAGTGACGAGGCGCTGGAAGAAAACGCGCGCATGCTGGAAACCGTCCTTGATGACTATGGCGTCAAAGGCGAGATCGTCGCCGTGCGCCCCGGTCCGGTTGTGACCATGTACGAGCTGGAACCCGCGCCGGGCCTCAAGGCCAGCCGCGTGATCGGGTTGGCGGACGACATCGCACGCTCGATGGCGGCTCTGTCGGCGCGTGTGTCTACCGTGCCGGGCCGCAGTGTCATCGGCATCGAACTACCCAACGAAAACCGCGAGAAAGTCGTGCTGCGCGAAATTCTGGCGAGCCGTGATTTCGGCGACGGCAACCAACGCCTGCCCCTCGCTTTGGGCAAGGATATCGGCGGTGAGCCGGTGGTGGCCAACCTCGCCAAGATGCCTCACCTGCTGATCGCGGGGACAACCGGTTCGGGTAAATCCGTGGCGATCAACACCATGATCCTGTCGCTGCTTTATAAGCTCTCGCCCGAAGAATGCCGGATGATCATGATCGACCCCAAGATGCTGGAACTCAGCGTCTATGACGGCATTCCGCACCTGCTGTCGCCCGTTGTGACGGACCCCAAAAAGGCGCTCGTTGCGCTGAAATGGACCGTGGGTGAAATGGAAGACCGCTACCGCAAGATGTCCAAGATGGGTGTGCGCAACATCGAAGGCTATAACGGTCGCGTCCGCGAAGCCCTGTCCAAAGGCGAGATTTTCGAGCGGACCGTGCAGACCGGGTTCGACGACGACACTGGAGAGCCGATTTTCGAGACGGAAGAAACAACACCCGAAACGCTGCCCTACATCGTTGTGATCGTGGACGAGATGGCCGACCTGATGATGGTCGCGGGCAAGGAGATCGAGGCCTGCATCCAGCGTCTGGCCCAGATGGCGCGTGCATCCGGCATCCACCTGATCATGGCCACACAGCGCCCGTCTGTGGATGTGATCACCGGCACGATCAAGGCGAACTTCCCGACGCGGATCTCGTTTCAGGTGACGTCCAAGATCGACAGCCGCACCATTCTGGGTGAAATGGGCGCCGAGCAGCTTCTGGGCATGGGCGACATGCTGTACATGGCTGGCGGCTCCAAGATCGTGCGCTGCCACGGACCGTTCGTCAGCGACGAGGAAGTCGAGGAAATCGTCAATCACCTCAAGCAGTTCGGCGAGCCTGATTATGTCAACGGCGTGGTCGAAGGGCCGACCGAGGATAAGGAAGCCGATCTTGACGCGGTGCTGGGTCTCAACACCGGCGGCAATACCGACGGTGAGGATGCGCTCTATGACACTGCCGTGCAGGTGGTCATCAAGGACCGCAAATGCTCGACCTCCTATATCCAGCGCAAGCTTGCCATCGGCTACAACAAGGCGGCGCGCCTTGTGGAGCAGATGGAGGACGAAGGCCTTGTGTCGCCCGCCAACCACGTGGGCAAACGCGAAATTCTCGTGCCGGAACAGGGATAG
- a CDS encoding co-chaperone YbbN, which translates to MELNLSAAAPAEDLIKDGSEATFMADVVEASQTVPVIVDFWAPWCGPCKTLGPQLEAAVVAGKGAVKMVKVNVDEAQMIAGQLQIQSIPTVYAFHKGQPIDGFQGALPQSEIEAFVERVIKAAGGEAPGDGLNEAVEAAEEMLGEGAAADAAQTFAAVLGEDPMHAAAYGGMVRAHIAMGELDQAEGLLNGAPIEISKAPELEAAHAQLELARQAEDAGPVAELTAAVEADETDHQARFDLAQALYAKGEAGAAVDQLLELFKRDREWNDGAAKTQLFTIFDALKPNDPIVLNGRRKLSSMIFA; encoded by the coding sequence ATGGAGCTTAATCTTTCTGCCGCCGCACCCGCCGAGGATCTGATCAAGGACGGGTCAGAAGCGACTTTCATGGCCGACGTGGTCGAAGCATCGCAGACGGTGCCGGTTATCGTCGATTTCTGGGCGCCGTGGTGTGGGCCGTGCAAAACGCTCGGTCCCCAGCTGGAGGCCGCCGTGGTGGCTGGCAAGGGTGCGGTCAAGATGGTCAAGGTCAACGTGGACGAAGCGCAGATGATCGCCGGCCAGTTGCAGATCCAGTCGATCCCGACAGTCTATGCCTTCCACAAGGGGCAGCCCATCGACGGTTTTCAAGGCGCGCTGCCCCAGTCCGAAATCGAGGCGTTTGTCGAACGGGTCATCAAGGCGGCAGGCGGCGAAGCCCCCGGTGACGGTCTGAACGAAGCGGTCGAGGCAGCCGAGGAAATGTTGGGCGAAGGGGCCGCAGCCGACGCCGCCCAAACCTTTGCCGCTGTTCTGGGAGAAGACCCGATGCACGCCGCGGCATATGGTGGCATGGTGCGGGCCCACATCGCGATGGGTGAGCTGGATCAGGCCGAAGGTTTGCTGAACGGTGCGCCGATTGAAATTTCCAAGGCCCCGGAACTCGAAGCCGCCCATGCACAGCTCGAGCTCGCGCGTCAGGCCGAAGACGCAGGCCCCGTGGCCGAGTTGACCGCAGCGGTCGAAGCCGACGAGACAGATCATCAGGCGCGGTTCGATCTGGCACAGGCCCTTTACGCCAAAGGCGAAGCCGGGGCTGCCGTCGATCAGCTGCTCGAACTGTTCAAACGGGACCGCGAGTGGAACGATGGCGCCGCGAAAACCCAGCTTTTCACGATATTTGACGCGCTGAAGCCAAACGATCCAATTGTCTTGAACGGTCGCCGCAAATTGAGCTCGATGATATTTGCCTGA
- a CDS encoding exodeoxyribonuclease III, whose product MSFTLATWNINSVRLREPIVCKLLEEHGPDVLCLQECKSPVDKIPTEAFAALGYRHMVAQGQKGYNGVAILSKLPLEDAGSKDFASLGHARHVAARLENGVTVHNFYVPAGGDVADRAVNEKFGQKLDYLTEMRDFFHADAPQKSILVGDLNIAPREDDVWDHKKLLKVVSHTPVEVEALAQTQDAGKWIDVTRQDIPDGRLYSWWSYRARDWDAADKGRRLDHVWATPDISAAAHGSHVLRDARGWEKPSDHAPVFATFDL is encoded by the coding sequence ATGTCCTTCACCCTCGCCACCTGGAACATCAATTCCGTCCGCCTGCGCGAACCCATCGTGTGCAAGCTGCTCGAAGAGCACGGCCCGGACGTTCTTTGCCTGCAGGAATGCAAAAGCCCTGTCGACAAGATCCCGACCGAGGCCTTTGCGGCGCTGGGATACCGTCACATGGTCGCGCAAGGGCAGAAGGGCTATAACGGGGTCGCGATCTTGTCGAAGCTGCCGCTCGAAGATGCGGGCAGCAAGGATTTTGCCAGTCTCGGACACGCGCGCCACGTGGCCGCCCGATTGGAGAATGGCGTCACCGTGCACAATTTCTATGTGCCTGCGGGGGGCGATGTGGCGGACCGGGCGGTGAACGAGAAATTCGGCCAGAAGCTCGATTACCTCACCGAGATGCGCGACTTTTTCCATGCGGACGCGCCGCAGAAATCAATTTTGGTCGGTGATTTGAACATCGCCCCCCGCGAAGATGACGTGTGGGATCACAAGAAGCTGCTGAAGGTCGTCAGCCACACCCCGGTCGAGGTCGAAGCGCTTGCGCAAACGCAAGATGCGGGCAAGTGGATCGATGTCACGCGGCAGGATATCCCCGATGGCCGCCTTTACAGCTGGTGGAGTTATCGGGCCCGCGATTGGGATGCCGCGGACAAGGGGCGCAGGCTCGACCATGTCTGGGCCACGCCGGACATTTCTGCCGCTGCCCACGGCAGCCATGTACTGCGTGATGCCCGCGGATGGGAAAAACCCTCCGACCACGCGCCTGTATTTGCAACTTTCGACCTTTGA
- a CDS encoding aminotransferase class I/II-fold pyridoxal phosphate-dependent enzyme: MNFPERFSNLPAHAWPRLRALLDVHEGGGPLIQMTIGEPKHAFPAWVTDVISQNAAGFNSYPPNDGSPELRGAIAEWITRRYGVPMDADTQVMALNGTREGLYNAVIALVPETKNGQTPAILMPNPFYQVYMIAAISGACDPVMVNATAQTGHLPDFDAVDDATLDRTGAVYICSPANPQGAVADRVYWENLIKLAEKHDFRIFADECYSEIYRTDPPVGALQVAHDMGADLNRVVIFHSLSKRSNLPGLRSGFVASGAEAICEIKQLRNYAGAPLPLPLQAAAAAVWQDEAHVAENRRLYAEKFDIADRIFGNVPGYESPQAGFFLWLPVEDDEAAAVKLWRETGVKVLPGGYLAQDVPGQENPGKKYIRAALVAPKEETERGLQAIRDCLYAV, encoded by the coding sequence ATGAATTTTCCTGAGCGGTTTTCGAACCTTCCGGCTCATGCGTGGCCCCGTTTGCGCGCCCTTCTGGACGTGCACGAAGGCGGTGGCCCCTTGATCCAGATGACCATTGGCGAGCCGAAACATGCGTTTCCGGCGTGGGTCACAGATGTGATTTCTCAAAACGCTGCGGGGTTTAACAGCTATCCGCCGAATGACGGATCGCCCGAACTGCGCGGGGCAATTGCCGAATGGATCACGCGCCGCTACGGCGTGCCGATGGATGCAGACACGCAGGTCATGGCGCTGAACGGCACGCGCGAAGGGCTCTACAATGCTGTCATCGCGCTGGTGCCCGAAACCAAGAACGGCCAGACGCCGGCGATCCTGATGCCGAACCCGTTTTATCAGGTGTACATGATTGCGGCGATTTCCGGGGCCTGTGATCCGGTGATGGTGAATGCGACCGCTCAAACCGGTCACCTGCCTGATTTCGACGCCGTGGATGACGCGACGCTTGACCGCACCGGCGCCGTCTACATCTGTTCGCCCGCCAATCCGCAGGGTGCAGTGGCCGACCGGGTGTATTGGGAAAACCTGATCAAGCTGGCCGAGAAACACGATTTCCGCATTTTCGCGGATGAATGCTATTCCGAAATTTACCGCACCGATCCACCCGTGGGTGCCCTGCAGGTGGCACATGACATGGGCGCCGATCTGAATAGGGTGGTAATTTTCCATTCGCTGAGCAAACGGTCAAACCTTCCGGGCCTGCGCTCCGGTTTTGTTGCCTCGGGCGCCGAGGCGATCTGCGAGATCAAGCAATTGCGCAACTACGCGGGCGCGCCCCTGCCGCTGCCCCTGCAAGCCGCGGCTGCTGCCGTGTGGCAGGACGAAGCGCATGTTGCGGAAAACCGCCGCCTGTACGCGGAAAAGTTCGATATTGCCGACCGGATATTCGGCAATGTGCCGGGCTACGAAAGCCCGCAAGCGGGGTTCTTCCTGTGGCTGCCCGTCGAAGACGATGAGGCCGCGGCGGTCAAGCTTTGGCGTGAAACGGGCGTGAAGGTGCTGCCGGGCGGATATCTCGCGCAGGACGTACCGGGGCAGGAAAACCCCGGCAAGAAATATATAAGGGCCGCCCTTGTGGCACCCAAAGAAGAGACGGAGCGGGGCCTTCAGGCGATCCGCGACTGTCTGTACGCGGTTTAG
- a CDS encoding FAD-dependent monooxygenase, with protein MEYDTDIAIVGGGLTGPALALGLARSGLSVTLVDALPEQTRRMPGFDGRSYALALTSVRMLEGLGVWEAIADNAQPMLEIKVTDGRAGEGPSPFFMHFDHAEIEEGPMGHMVEDRHLRTALMDAVAQTGGITVLHGAEVVAQRPDTTGITLDLATGQSLRARLCVGADGRGSGTAERAGIKRTGWAYSQTALVCAVAHEKPHNGIAHQFFMPPGPLAILPLTGNRSSIVWSEKAQDAARIHGLPDPEYLDVLRPRFGDFLGRIDLAGARYSYPLGLSLAHAMVADRVALAGDSAHGVHPIAGQGLNAGFRDIAALCEVIVDAHRRGEDIGGAVALTRYKEWRRFDNASLALATDSFNRLFSNDNTFVRIARDIGMGVINALPGLRRTFIREAAGLNGDLPRLMRGHPL; from the coding sequence ATGGAATATGATACCGACATTGCGATCGTGGGCGGCGGGCTGACCGGGCCGGCATTGGCGCTGGGTCTGGCCCGTTCGGGCCTGAGCGTTACTCTCGTCGACGCACTGCCGGAGCAGACACGGCGCATGCCGGGGTTCGACGGGCGATCCTATGCGTTGGCGCTGACTTCGGTGCGTATGCTGGAGGGTCTCGGCGTATGGGAAGCGATCGCCGACAACGCGCAGCCGATGCTGGAGATCAAGGTCACGGACGGGCGCGCCGGTGAGGGGCCTTCGCCCTTTTTCATGCACTTCGACCATGCCGAAATCGAAGAAGGTCCCATGGGGCATATGGTCGAGGACCGTCATCTGCGCACCGCCCTGATGGATGCGGTGGCGCAGACCGGCGGGATCACCGTACTGCATGGCGCGGAAGTGGTCGCACAAAGGCCGGACACGACCGGCATCACGCTCGATCTGGCGACCGGTCAAAGCCTGCGTGCCCGGCTGTGTGTCGGGGCGGATGGCCGCGGATCGGGCACCGCGGAGCGTGCCGGGATCAAGCGGACCGGCTGGGCCTACAGCCAGACTGCGCTGGTCTGTGCGGTGGCCCATGAGAAACCCCACAACGGCATCGCGCACCAGTTTTTCATGCCGCCGGGTCCCTTGGCGATCCTGCCGCTGACGGGCAATCGCAGTTCGATTGTCTGGAGCGAGAAGGCGCAGGACGCCGCGCGCATTCATGGTCTGCCGGACCCGGAATACCTTGATGTCCTGCGTCCGCGGTTCGGTGATTTTCTGGGCCGGATCGATCTGGCGGGCGCCCGCTATTCCTATCCTCTCGGGCTGTCGCTGGCCCATGCGATGGTCGCGGACCGCGTCGCGTTGGCCGGAGACAGCGCACACGGGGTGCACCCGATTGCAGGTCAGGGGCTGAATGCGGGGTTCCGCGACATCGCCGCGTTATGCGAGGTGATCGTGGATGCGCACCGGCGCGGCGAGGACATTGGCGGTGCCGTCGCCCTGACGCGGTATAAGGAATGGCGACGTTTCGACAACGCCTCGCTGGCGCTGGCGACCGACAGCTTCAACCGCCTGTTCTCAAACGATAACACCTTTGTCCGCATCGCGCGCGATATTGGCATGGGGGTGATAAATGCCCTGCCCGGTCTGCGCCGGACGTTTATCCGCGAAGCTGCGGGGCTGAACGGCGATCTGCCCCGCCTGATGCGTGGCCACCCGCTTTAG
- a CDS encoding Trm112 family protein → MSDASVQFDRRMLEALLCPRTQTTLRYDAEKQELISEKAGLAYPIRNGIPVMLVDEARSLN, encoded by the coding sequence ATGAGCGATGCGTCCGTCCAATTTGACCGCCGTATGCTGGAGGCACTGCTGTGCCCGCGCACGCAAACGACCCTGCGGTATGATGCGGAAAAGCAGGAGCTGATTTCGGAGAAAGCGGGTCTTGCCTACCCCATCCGGAACGGTATTCCGGTGATGTTGGTCGATGAGGCCCGCAGCCTGAACTAA
- a CDS encoding response regulator transcription factor: MAQLKKILLVDDDEDLREALSEQLIMTEDFDVFEAGDGADAMARAKEALYDLIILDVGLPDTDGRELCRLMRKQGIKSPIMMLTGHDGDADTILGLDAGANDYVSKPFKFPVLLARIRSQLRTHEQSEDAIFQLGPYTFKPSMKMLITEDDKKVRLTEKETNILKFLYRSTDGVVPRDVLLHEVWGYNAGVTTHTLETHIYRLRQKIEPDPSNARLLVTESGGYRLMV, translated from the coding sequence ATGGCGCAGCTCAAGAAAATCTTGCTGGTGGACGATGATGAAGACCTGCGCGAAGCGCTCAGTGAACAGCTGATCATGACCGAGGATTTCGATGTTTTCGAAGCGGGCGATGGTGCCGACGCGATGGCCCGCGCGAAAGAGGCGCTTTACGATCTGATCATCCTCGACGTGGGTTTGCCCGATACCGATGGCCGCGAATTGTGCCGTCTGATGCGCAAGCAGGGGATCAAGAGCCCGATTATGATGCTGACCGGCCATGACGGTGATGCAGACACCATTCTTGGTCTGGACGCCGGTGCCAACGACTATGTCTCGAAACCCTTCAAATTTCCGGTTTTGCTCGCGCGTATCCGCAGCCAGCTGAGAACGCACGAGCAATCCGAAGACGCCATCTTCCAGCTCGGGCCCTACACGTTCAAACCCTCCATGAAGATGCTCATCACCGAGGACGACAAGAAAGTCCGTCTGACCGAGAAAGAGACCAACATTCTGAAGTTTCTTTACCGCTCGACCGACGGGGTCGTGCCGCGCGATGTGCTGCTTCACGAAGTGTGGGGCTATAACGCGGGTGTGACGACCCATACGCTGGAAACGCACATCTACCGTTTGCGTCAGAAGATCGAACCCGATCCATCAAATGCCCGGCTTCTGGTGACGGAATCGGGCGGTTACCGTCTGATGGTATAA
- a CDS encoding amidase, whose amino-acid sequence MQEWLKMTAADLGRGIAAGGIDPVKLCQTYLDAIDAHPLRDKIYARVTATRALAEAGAARDRAQAGRRLSPLDGVPISWKDLFDSADIGTEAGSNLLQGRVPQRDATVLANATALGLVCLGKVHMSELAFSGLGHNPSTATPPCVNDAGAVPGGSSSGSAASVAFGLAAASVGSDTGGSVRIPSAWNDLVGLKTTHGRLSLEGVVPLALRFDTVGPLCRSVEDAALMLAALEGASPADLRGATLAGARFAILETVALDDMAAAPLAAFEEAVDRLRDAGATIDRVDIPAVQDAMPLSGCLYTAEAYGLWRDVIEAAPDKMYSQILERFRLGRDHSGPDYVAAWAKLEAARVAYDAATAGYDAIVMPTAPIMPPDLERLNTDPDYYLQQNLLALRNTRIGNLMGLCGLSLPTGTPSCGLMMMAAPDQDRALLRVGAAAERALKMP is encoded by the coding sequence ATGCAGGAATGGCTGAAGATGACGGCGGCGGATCTGGGGCGCGGCATCGCGGCAGGTGGCATTGATCCTGTCAAGCTGTGCCAGACCTATCTCGATGCCATCGATGCACACCCCTTACGCGACAAGATCTATGCACGTGTCACTGCCACACGCGCTCTTGCCGAAGCGGGGGCCGCACGCGACCGGGCACAGGCCGGGCGGCGCTTGTCGCCTCTCGACGGTGTGCCGATCAGCTGGAAAGACCTTTTCGACAGCGCCGATATCGGTACGGAGGCAGGGTCCAATCTGCTGCAGGGGCGTGTGCCGCAACGAGATGCCACCGTGCTGGCCAACGCGACGGCGCTGGGGCTTGTCTGTCTGGGCAAGGTACACATGAGCGAACTGGCATTCTCTGGATTGGGCCACAACCCGTCCACGGCCACGCCGCCTTGCGTGAACGATGCAGGTGCAGTGCCCGGCGGATCGTCATCCGGCTCCGCCGCTTCGGTGGCGTTCGGCCTCGCTGCGGCAAGCGTGGGGTCCGACACGGGCGGCTCGGTGCGTATCCCGTCGGCGTGGAATGACCTTGTCGGCCTGAAGACAACGCACGGTCGGCTGTCCCTCGAAGGGGTGGTCCCGCTGGCGTTGCGGTTTGATACGGTAGGTCCGCTGTGCCGTTCGGTCGAGGATGCCGCGTTGATGCTCGCGGCCCTCGAAGGGGCCAGCCCCGCGGATCTGCGAGGGGCGACATTGGCGGGCGCACGTTTTGCCATTCTTGAAACGGTGGCGCTGGACGATATGGCCGCGGCTCCCTTGGCGGCGTTCGAAGAGGCCGTCGATCGGTTGCGCGATGCAGGCGCAACCATTGACCGGGTTGATATTCCGGCAGTGCAGGATGCGATGCCGCTCTCGGGCTGTCTTTATACTGCCGAAGCCTACGGTCTGTGGCGCGACGTGATCGAAGCGGCGCCCGACAAGATGTACAGCCAGATTCTCGAGCGTTTCCGGCTCGGGCGCGATCACTCGGGCCCCGATTATGTCGCGGCCTGGGCCAAGCTCGAAGCCGCGCGCGTGGCTTATGATGCGGCGACGGCGGGGTATGATGCCATCGTGATGCCCACCGCTCCGATTATGCCGCCCGATCTGGAAAGGCTGAACACCGATCCCGACTATTACCTGCAGCAGAACCTGCTGGCACTGCGCAACACGCGGATCGGCAATCTGATGGGGCTGTGCGGATTGAGCCTGCCGACCGGTACCCCAAGCTGTGGATTGATGATGATGGCCGCCCCCGATCAGGACCGCGCGTTGCTGCGCGTCGGGGCCGCCGCGGAACGCGCCCTGAAAATGCCCTAG